The following coding sequences lie in one Capnocytophaga stomatis genomic window:
- a CDS encoding DUF4301 family protein, which translates to MTKLTAKDQQLLAKKGITEGMLESQLELFKQGVPPIELQAAATIGNGILSFSKEETAKYAAIYQKKKKGISILKFVPASGAATRMFKSLFAFKDNFNPEKESFKAYINRKSDKEIETFFEGLEKFAFYPILMDYIAKNIPDFHTQNEDNQKYTIVSILLGENGLNYGNLPKGLLPFHKHSEKIVTPFEEHFRESVMYASGEDVAHLHFTITEQHTEAFNKELNEIKDKLEKRYNIKFDVNFSYQKPSTDTVSVTEDNEYFRDENENLLFRPSGHGALLDNLNEVDADVIFIKNIDNVVVKKYTDETVFYKEALAGKLLEIQSEVFHILKRIDNDKVKKKEVKKLLNFLKEINIYVPDYLYKFRRRYALEFIQEQLNRPIRLCGMVKNEGEPGGGPFWVKDANGNLSLQIIESAQVDLNNPEQKEIFQQSTHFNPVDLVCGTKNFKGEKFDLQQFTDPKQAFITGKTYMGKPLKALERPGLWNGSMANWITVFVEVPLITFNPVKTVNDLLKKTHQ; encoded by the coding sequence ATGACTAAACTTACAGCAAAAGACCAGCAATTATTGGCTAAAAAAGGAATTACGGAAGGAATGCTTGAAAGCCAATTAGAACTTTTCAAACAAGGCGTTCCTCCGATTGAATTGCAAGCTGCTGCAACTATCGGAAATGGAATTTTGTCCTTTTCAAAGGAAGAAACCGCCAAATATGCAGCTATTTATCAAAAGAAAAAGAAAGGCATTTCGATTTTGAAGTTCGTTCCTGCTTCAGGAGCTGCAACCCGAATGTTCAAATCACTTTTTGCTTTCAAAGACAATTTTAATCCTGAAAAAGAGTCGTTTAAGGCTTACATCAATCGAAAAAGTGACAAAGAAATCGAAACCTTTTTTGAAGGATTGGAAAAGTTTGCTTTTTATCCTATTTTAATGGATTACATAGCAAAAAACATTCCCGATTTTCATACTCAAAATGAAGATAATCAGAAATATACAATTGTTTCCATTTTGCTTGGTGAAAACGGACTAAACTACGGAAATTTGCCTAAAGGATTGCTTCCTTTCCACAAACATTCTGAAAAAATAGTTACGCCTTTTGAAGAGCATTTTCGCGAATCGGTGATGTACGCTTCGGGTGAAGATGTTGCTCACTTGCATTTCACTATTACTGAGCAACATACTGAAGCCTTCAACAAGGAATTGAACGAAATTAAGGATAAACTTGAAAAAAGGTACAACATCAAATTTGATGTGAATTTTTCGTATCAAAAACCAAGCACAGACACCGTTTCAGTTACTGAGGATAACGAATATTTCCGTGATGAAAACGAAAATTTATTGTTCCGTCCGTCAGGTCACGGAGCTTTGCTTGATAATCTTAACGAAGTTGATGCTGACGTAATCTTTATAAAAAACATTGATAATGTGGTAGTTAAAAAATACACAGACGAAACTGTTTTCTACAAAGAAGCATTGGCAGGGAAATTACTCGAAATTCAATCAGAAGTTTTTCATATCCTGAAACGCATTGATAATGACAAAGTTAAAAAGAAAGAAGTAAAGAAATTATTAAACTTTTTGAAAGAAATCAATATCTATGTTCCTGATTATCTGTACAAATTCAGAAGACGTTATGCTTTAGAGTTCATTCAAGAGCAGCTCAATCGTCCAATTCGTTTGTGCGGAATGGTTAAAAACGAAGGCGAACCTGGTGGAGGTCCTTTCTGGGTGAAAGATGCTAACGGAAACTTGAGTTTGCAAATTATCGAATCTGCACAGGTGGATTTAAACAATCCTGAACAGAAAGAAATTTTCCAGCAATCAACACACTTTAATCCGGTTGATTTAGTTTGTGGAACAAAAAATTTCAAAGGAGAAAAATTTGATTTACAACAATTTACAGACCCTAAACAGGCTTTCATTACTGGAAAAACATATATGGGAAAACCGCTTAAAGCTTTGGAGCGACCAGGCTTGTGGAATGGTTCGATGGCAAATTGGATAACCGTTTTTGTTGAAGTTCCGTTAATTACTTTCAATCCGGTAAAAACCGTAAACGATTTATTGAAGAAAACACATCAGTAA
- the mltG gene encoding endolytic transglycosylase MltG, whose protein sequence is MYLKKIILVASIIGLIILGIFSYFVYNAVLSPNTSFQEKEVIVYIPTGSDFNDVIHKMNPYLSDIETFKKVAVQKKYVKNVKAGKYVIKKGSNNNDIINALRSKNVPVKVTFNNQDRLQDLAGRISQQIEADSVSLLKSFLDASFLSENQFSEKDAIAMYLPNTYEFFWNTSAEQFRDRMLKEYNRFWTEERKQKAKNQNLTPKQVTVLSSIVQKETAQVSERSRVAGVYLNRLKTNMLLQADPTVIFAIKEHTGNYDTIIKRVLNRDLEINSPYNTYKYAGLPPAPIAMPDVSSIEAVLNPEKHDFFYFVADIEKPGFHKFARSYNQHLINSKAYHQWINSQGIRR, encoded by the coding sequence ATGTATCTGAAAAAAATTATACTTGTTGCTTCCATTATCGGACTGATTATTTTAGGTATTTTTTCCTACTTTGTGTACAATGCTGTTTTAAGCCCGAACACGAGTTTTCAAGAAAAGGAAGTGATTGTTTATATTCCTACAGGTTCCGATTTTAATGACGTAATACATAAAATGAATCCATATCTTTCTGATATAGAAACTTTTAAAAAAGTAGCTGTTCAGAAAAAATATGTTAAAAATGTGAAAGCAGGAAAATATGTTATTAAAAAAGGAAGTAATAACAATGACATTATCAACGCTTTACGAAGTAAAAACGTACCTGTGAAAGTAACTTTCAACAATCAAGACAGATTGCAAGATTTGGCAGGGCGTATCAGTCAGCAAATTGAAGCGGATAGTGTTTCTTTGCTAAAATCTTTTTTAGATGCTTCGTTTTTATCTGAAAATCAATTCAGTGAGAAAGATGCTATTGCAATGTACTTGCCTAATACTTATGAATTTTTTTGGAATACGTCAGCAGAGCAATTCAGAGACAGAATGTTAAAGGAATACAATCGTTTTTGGACAGAAGAAAGAAAACAAAAGGCTAAAAATCAGAATCTTACTCCGAAACAAGTGACTGTTTTATCATCGATAGTACAAAAAGAAACTGCTCAGGTATCAGAGCGGAGTAGGGTAGCGGGTGTTTATCTTAATCGACTGAAAACAAATATGTTACTACAAGCTGACCCAACCGTAATTTTCGCAATTAAGGAACATACAGGTAATTACGATACAATTATTAAGAGGGTTTTGAATCGAGATTTAGAAATTAATTCACCATACAACACTTACAAATATGCAGGATTGCCGCCTGCTCCCATTGCGATGCCTGATGTTTCATCAATTGAAGCCGTTTTGAATCCTGAAAAACACGATTTTTTCTACTTTGTAGCAGATATAGAAAAACCTGGGTTTCACAAATTTGCACGAAGCTATAATCAGCATCTTATCAACAGTAAAGCTTACCATCAGTGGATAAATTCGCAAGGAATCAGAAGGTAA
- a CDS encoding alpha-ketoacid dehydrogenase subunit alpha/beta, whose translation MTKKNITSKHSINNKLKSNALEDYKIALISRECSNLGRVEVHTGKAKFGIFGDGKELPQLAMARAFKNGDFRSGYYRDQTFMMAIGAFTIENFFAGLYAHADIQADPTSAGRQMGGHFSTHSLDENGNWNNLLNQKNSSSDISCTAGQMPRLLGLAQASKIYREVPGVQNHNFSDNGNEVAWGTIGNASTSEGHFFETINAAGVMQVPMVMCVWDDDYGISVPAKYQTTKENISEILKGFQRDKNSNNGFEIFVVNGWDYPALIETFEKAGDIARKEHIPVLIHVRELTQPLGHSTSGSHERYKTKERLEWEKEFDCNRKMREWILENKLATEQELTDLEKDVKKLVANGKKRAWEAYITPIKNEKDAFIRLIDEIINQVSSNKHEVEAIKNQLVNITAPIRKDIISAARKILRHLRYEAPQVTAKLQQWIKDYSAENQPKYSKYLYIENESNPTSVKEVLPVYDENSKLVDARIVLRENFDALFAKHSNLLIFGEDTGNIGDVNQSLEGLQKKYGEIRIADVGIREATIVGQGIGMAMRGLRPIAEIQYLDYILYGLQTLSDDLASLHYRTFGRQMAPMIIRTRGHRLEGIWHSGSPMGALLHTLRGVYILTPRNMTKAAGFYNTLLEGNQPAVVIECLNGYRLKEELPTNLGEFKTPIGVVETVKQGKDITLVSYGSTLRIVQQAAEELELFGISAEVIDVQSLLPFDLNHDIVKSVAKTNRLLVIDEDVSGGASAYILQKILEEQNAYQYLDSAPQTLTAKDHRTAYGSDGDYFSKPNADDIFEKAYSIMQEANPSKFPNFLK comes from the coding sequence ATGACAAAAAAGAATATAACCTCCAAGCATTCGATTAATAACAAATTAAAAAGCAATGCTTTAGAAGATTACAAAATTGCCCTTATCAGTAGAGAATGTAGTAATTTGGGAAGGGTAGAGGTTCACACAGGAAAAGCTAAATTCGGTATTTTTGGTGACGGAAAAGAACTCCCACAGTTGGCGATGGCACGAGCTTTTAAAAATGGAGATTTCCGAAGCGGATACTATCGTGACCAGACTTTTATGATGGCGATAGGTGCCTTTACCATCGAGAATTTTTTTGCTGGGCTTTACGCACACGCTGACATTCAAGCCGATCCAACAAGTGCTGGAAGGCAGATGGGAGGGCATTTTTCAACACACAGTTTGGATGAAAATGGAAATTGGAACAATTTATTGAACCAGAAAAATAGTAGTAGCGACATTTCGTGTACGGCAGGGCAAATGCCTCGCTTACTCGGATTGGCTCAGGCTTCTAAAATATACAGAGAAGTTCCCGGTGTGCAAAATCATAATTTTTCTGATAACGGAAATGAAGTAGCTTGGGGAACTATCGGAAATGCAAGTACCAGTGAAGGGCATTTTTTTGAAACGATCAATGCTGCTGGCGTTATGCAAGTACCAATGGTAATGTGCGTGTGGGACGACGATTACGGAATTTCTGTTCCTGCTAAGTACCAAACTACAAAAGAAAATATATCCGAGATTTTGAAAGGATTTCAGCGTGACAAAAATTCCAATAACGGATTTGAGATTTTTGTTGTTAATGGCTGGGATTATCCTGCTTTGATTGAAACTTTTGAGAAAGCAGGGGATATTGCACGCAAAGAACACATTCCTGTACTGATTCACGTACGAGAACTGACACAGCCTCTTGGACATTCAACTTCAGGTTCGCACGAGCGTTATAAAACTAAGGAACGTCTTGAATGGGAAAAAGAGTTTGACTGTAATCGCAAAATGCGAGAGTGGATTTTAGAAAATAAGCTTGCTACAGAGCAAGAACTTACTGATTTAGAGAAAGATGTAAAAAAATTAGTCGCTAACGGAAAAAAACGAGCTTGGGAAGCTTACATAACTCCGATAAAGAACGAAAAAGATGCATTTATCAGATTAATTGATGAGATTATTAACCAAGTAAGTAGTAATAAACACGAAGTTGAAGCAATTAAAAATCAGTTAGTTAATATCACAGCTCCAATCCGTAAAGATATTATAAGTGCAGCACGGAAAATTCTTCGACACTTGCGTTATGAAGCTCCACAAGTTACCGCAAAATTACAGCAATGGATAAAAGATTATTCAGCTGAAAATCAGCCTAAATATAGCAAATATTTATACATTGAAAACGAAAGTAATCCTACTTCAGTAAAAGAAGTTCTTCCGGTTTATGATGAAAATTCAAAATTAGTAGATGCTCGTATCGTTTTACGTGAAAACTTTGACGCTTTGTTTGCCAAACACTCTAATTTACTTATTTTTGGTGAAGATACCGGAAACATAGGTGACGTAAACCAAAGTTTGGAAGGTTTGCAGAAAAAATACGGAGAAATACGAATCGCTGATGTGGGAATTCGTGAAGCAACCATCGTAGGACAGGGGATAGGTATGGCAATGAGAGGATTACGCCCTATTGCTGAAATTCAATATTTGGATTACATCCTTTATGGATTACAAACACTAAGCGATGATTTGGCTTCGTTGCATTATCGTACATTTGGACGACAAATGGCTCCGATGATTATCAGAACTCGTGGTCACCGTTTGGAAGGAATTTGGCATTCGGGTTCTCCTATGGGAGCACTACTGCACACACTCAGAGGAGTTTACATTTTAACGCCACGTAATATGACTAAAGCAGCAGGATTTTATAATACCTTATTGGAAGGAAATCAGCCTGCAGTTGTCATTGAGTGTTTAAATGGATATCGCCTTAAAGAAGAATTACCTACGAATCTTGGAGAATTTAAAACACCTATAGGAGTTGTTGAAACTGTAAAACAAGGAAAGGATATTACTTTGGTTTCTTATGGTTCAACATTGCGAATTGTACAGCAAGCTGCGGAAGAATTAGAACTATTTGGAATAAGTGCAGAAGTAATTGATGTTCAGTCACTTTTACCTTTTGACCTAAACCACGATATTGTAAAAAGTGTAGCCAAAACTAATCGACTTTTAGTTATTGATGAAGATGTTTCAGGAGGAGCTTCAGCTTATATTTTGCAGAAAATTTTAGAAGAGCAAAATGCTTATCAATATTTGGATAGTGCTCCGCAAACACTTACTGCAAAAGACCACAGAACGGCATATGGTAGTGATGGTGATTATTTCTCAAAACCAAATGCTGATGATATTTTTGAAAAAGCTTATAGCATAATGCAAGAGGCAAATCCTTCAAAATTTCCAAACTTTTTGAAATAG
- a CDS encoding phosphoenolpyruvate carboxylase, producing MPRKTKLERFNENVLSKYQIYNGILMTLPYKEVLETGTLLPIFSEMCSKGYEENLSPVEIVNNFFRKYLENPTEKEKNDLLFRFIQYIERQVVLFDAIEDASFAVVNNMDGLGTLRNVREKAESQEKTEQLKAYLRYAKVRPVLTAHPTQFYPGAVLGIINDLSEAIKKDDILLIKNLLAQLGKTPFFKKEKPTPYDEAVNLIWYLENIFYHSVGAIYKYIYHNIFKDSKIDNEIIELGFWPGGDRDGNPFVTAEITRKVAERLRRSVIRNYYKDLRNIKRRLTFPEVEPLVNELEIKLYNLSFLQKDDSISLEEFVEKLKNIKQILVEKYQSLFVEKVEDLLHKIQIFGFHFATLDIRQDSRVHHSVVKDIAKTLNGKIFPENYGELSDSEKYECLKNAKGILNSEDFSDELTKQTIESIYAVKEIQKLNGERGANRYIISNNQSSLNVLEVLTMIRLCDWENPTVDVIPLFETINDLSVAERVMQELYTNPTYKEHLKNRNDLQIIMLGFSDGTKDGGYLMANWSIYQAKERLTQVARNNGVKVIFFDGRGGPPARGGGKAHQFYASLGNTIEAEQIQLTIQGQTISSNFGTLESSQYNLEQLLSAGINNKVFNDNKSTVLTEEDKKVISELAQVSYESYTDFKNHPMFIPYLERVSTLKYYAKTNIGSRPSKRSQSEGLNFSDLRAIPFVGSWSQLKQNVPGFYGLGTALKYLEEKGNFDKAIHLYKNSLFFRTLLENSMMSLTKSNFKLTQYMRNDAEFGAFWTLIYEEFELTKKMLLKLTGYSELMENHQSGKASIEIREKMVLPLLTIQQYALQKIKNEISDSELINIYEKMVMRSMFGNINASRNSA from the coding sequence ATGCCAAGAAAAACCAAATTAGAACGATTTAATGAAAATGTACTGAGTAAATATCAGATTTACAACGGTATATTAATGACCCTTCCTTATAAGGAAGTGCTGGAAACAGGAACTTTATTGCCTATTTTTAGTGAGATGTGCAGTAAAGGATATGAAGAAAACTTATCTCCAGTTGAAATAGTTAATAATTTTTTCCGTAAATATTTAGAAAACCCAACTGAAAAAGAAAAAAATGATTTATTATTTCGGTTTATACAATATATTGAACGTCAGGTAGTTTTATTTGACGCTATTGAAGATGCCAGCTTTGCTGTTGTAAACAATATGGACGGGCTTGGTACACTCAGAAATGTTCGAGAAAAGGCTGAATCTCAGGAAAAAACGGAACAATTAAAGGCATATCTGCGTTATGCCAAGGTGCGTCCTGTGCTTACAGCCCATCCGACGCAGTTTTATCCCGGAGCTGTTTTGGGAATTATAAATGATTTGTCTGAGGCTATTAAAAAAGATGATATATTGCTCATTAAGAATCTTTTAGCTCAATTAGGAAAAACTCCTTTCTTCAAAAAAGAAAAACCAACTCCGTATGATGAAGCTGTGAATTTGATATGGTATTTGGAAAATATTTTTTATCATTCCGTTGGGGCGATTTATAAATATATATATCATAACATATTTAAAGACAGTAAGATAGATAACGAAATCATTGAACTTGGGTTCTGGCCTGGTGGTGACCGTGACGGGAATCCGTTTGTAACTGCGGAAATTACACGCAAAGTAGCGGAACGCCTCAGGAGGTCTGTTATCCGAAACTATTATAAAGATTTACGAAATATTAAAAGAAGACTTACTTTCCCCGAAGTAGAACCTTTGGTTAATGAACTGGAAATCAAGTTGTACAATTTAAGTTTTTTACAGAAAGATGATTCTATTTCATTGGAAGAATTTGTTGAAAAACTCAAAAATATTAAGCAGATTTTGGTTGAGAAATATCAGTCGTTATTTGTTGAAAAAGTTGAAGATTTATTGCATAAGATACAAATTTTTGGGTTTCACTTCGCAACACTTGATATTCGCCAAGATTCGCGAGTGCATCATTCCGTTGTAAAAGATATTGCTAAAACTTTAAACGGAAAAATTTTCCCTGAAAATTACGGTGAATTATCTGATAGTGAGAAATATGAATGTTTGAAAAATGCAAAAGGAATTTTGAATTCTGAGGATTTTTCTGATGAACTCACCAAGCAAACCATTGAGAGTATTTATGCTGTGAAAGAAATCCAAAAGCTTAATGGTGAGCGTGGGGCAAATCGTTACATAATTAGTAACAATCAAAGTTCTTTGAATGTACTTGAAGTGCTGACAATGATTCGTTTATGCGATTGGGAGAATCCAACTGTAGATGTTATTCCTCTTTTTGAAACTATTAATGATTTGTCTGTTGCTGAGCGTGTTATGCAGGAATTGTACACAAATCCAACCTATAAAGAACATCTTAAAAATCGTAATGATTTACAAATCATTATGTTAGGTTTTTCTGATGGAACAAAAGATGGCGGATATTTGATGGCAAATTGGAGTATTTATCAGGCTAAGGAACGTTTAACGCAAGTTGCTCGAAATAATGGAGTTAAGGTTATATTTTTTGATGGAAGGGGAGGACCTCCTGCACGTGGAGGCGGGAAAGCACATCAGTTTTACGCATCTTTAGGAAATACCATTGAGGCAGAACAAATTCAGCTAACTATTCAGGGTCAGACAATTAGCTCTAATTTTGGAACTTTGGAATCTTCTCAATATAACTTAGAACAATTGCTCAGTGCGGGAATTAATAACAAAGTTTTCAATGATAACAAAAGTACAGTACTTACTGAAGAAGATAAAAAAGTAATTTCTGAACTTGCTCAGGTTAGCTATGAAAGTTATACCGATTTTAAAAATCATCCGATGTTTATTCCTTATTTAGAGCGAGTTAGCACATTGAAGTACTATGCTAAAACCAATATTGGAAGCCGTCCGAGTAAGCGTTCACAATCGGAAGGATTGAATTTCAGTGATTTAAGAGCTATTCCGTTTGTGGGAAGTTGGAGCCAGTTAAAACAGAATGTTCCTGGATTTTACGGATTAGGAACTGCATTAAAATATCTCGAGGAAAAAGGAAATTTTGATAAGGCAATTCATTTGTATAAAAACTCATTGTTTTTCAGGACATTACTTGAAAATAGTATGATGAGTTTAACAAAATCAAATTTCAAACTGACTCAATATATGCGTAATGATGCAGAATTTGGAGCATTTTGGACGCTGATTTACGAAGAATTTGAATTGACCAAAAAAATGTTATTGAAATTAACGGGATATTCAGAATTAATGGAAAATCATCAAAGCGGAAAAGCATCTATAGAAATACGTGAAAAAATGGTTTTGCCATTGCTAACGATTCAACAGTATGCCTTACAAAAAATTAAGAATGAAATATCTGATTCTGAATTAATTAATATTTACGAGAAAATGGTAATGCGTTCGATGTTTGGAAACATTAATGCAAGCCGAAATTCAGCATAA
- a CDS encoding Lrp/AsnC family transcriptional regulator, translating to MGRFRLDEIDHQILDMLIENTRTPFTDIAKKLDISAGTVHVRVRKMEESGIIKGSTLTIDYEKLGYTFVAYVGIFLEKNHQTQFVLERLANIPYVTVAHITTGKYNIFCKIRAKDTKHAKEIIYMIDDIQGVSRTESMISLEETINDKKRLMRTVFKEL from the coding sequence ATGGGAAGATTTAGATTGGATGAGATTGATCATCAAATTTTGGACATGCTAATAGAGAATACACGTACTCCGTTCACTGATATTGCTAAGAAATTGGATATATCTGCTGGTACGGTTCACGTTCGTGTTCGTAAGATGGAGGAATCAGGAATTATTAAAGGCTCAACTTTAACCATTGATTATGAAAAACTTGGCTACACATTTGTAGCTTATGTGGGTATTTTTCTTGAAAAAAATCACCAAACTCAGTTTGTATTAGAGCGTTTGGCTAATATTCCTTATGTAACTGTTGCTCACATAACAACAGGTAAGTATAATATTTTCTGTAAAATTCGTGCAAAGGATACAAAACACGCAAAAGAGATTATCTATATGATTGATGATATTCAGGGAGTATCACGCACGGAAAGTATGATTTCTTTAGAGGAAACTATCAATGATAAGAAACGCTTGATGCGTACTGTTTTTAAAGAATTATAA
- a CDS encoding M14 family metallopeptidase: protein MEYDLYKEKSILGRYITSAMILPILKNYNIQNQIYLGNSVNNMPIYLYQVGNGNKKILMWSQMHGNESTTTKALFDVLNYFTKVNYDYLDKISLFFIPILNPDGAEMYTRVNANEVDLNRDAFELSQPESKCLRKAYELVKPDFCFNLHDQRTIFSAGKTKNPATVSFLAPSYNESRDINDVRKKSMEVISVMNEMLQKYIPNQVGRFDDSFNINCTGDYFTNINIPTILFEAGHYQSDYLREETRKYICLAMIEGLKYIVDNDVSGAKYKSYFEIPENEKLFFDVLIRDDFYGNTNDIGILFKENLKNNTIYFEPYISEAGNLTNYYGHKEYKLSEIFTNKIDKKDIEKRLDLKKFEPKFV, encoded by the coding sequence ATGGAATACGATTTATATAAAGAAAAAAGTATATTAGGAAGATATATAACTTCTGCTATGATTTTACCTATTTTAAAGAATTATAACATTCAAAATCAGATATATTTAGGAAATTCAGTAAATAATATGCCAATTTATTTGTATCAAGTAGGCAATGGAAACAAGAAAATACTGATGTGGTCGCAAATGCACGGAAATGAGTCCACCACAACAAAAGCATTGTTTGATGTATTAAATTATTTTACAAAAGTAAACTATGATTATTTAGATAAAATTTCATTATTTTTTATACCAATTTTGAATCCTGATGGAGCAGAAATGTACACACGTGTAAATGCTAATGAAGTGGATTTAAATCGTGATGCGTTTGAATTGTCTCAGCCTGAAAGCAAATGTCTTAGAAAAGCATATGAATTGGTAAAACCTGATTTTTGCTTTAATTTGCACGACCAACGAACCATTTTTTCAGCAGGAAAAACAAAAAATCCGGCAACAGTATCATTTTTAGCTCCTTCGTATAATGAAAGTAGGGACATAAATGATGTGCGCAAAAAAAGTATGGAGGTAATTTCAGTAATGAATGAAATGTTACAAAAGTATATCCCGAATCAAGTAGGACGTTTTGATGACAGTTTCAATATAAACTGCACAGGGGATTATTTTACAAATATAAATATACCAACAATTCTTTTTGAAGCAGGACATTATCAGTCAGACTATCTTCGTGAGGAAACCAGAAAATATATTTGCTTGGCTATGATTGAGGGACTTAAGTACATTGTTGATAATGATGTTTCTGGAGCTAAATACAAGTCTTATTTTGAAATTCCGGAAAATGAAAAACTATTTTTTGATGTTTTGATAAGAGATGATTTTTATGGAAATACAAATGATATTGGTATTTTATTTAAAGAAAATTTAAAAAATAATACAATTTATTTTGAACCTTATATTTCTGAAGCGGGAAATTTAACGAATTATTATGGTCATAAGGAGTATAAATTATCAGAAATCTTCACAAATAAAATAGATAAAAAAGATATAGAAAAACGATTAGATTTAAAAAAATTCGAACCTAAATTTGTATAA
- a CDS encoding helix-turn-helix domain-containing protein, whose product MINISDFTKRLQKVMDYYGLSASAFADTLDIQRSSISHLLSERNKPSLDFILKLVSKFPEVDIYWITQGKGEFPISTSSTDKSVKQSFQTDLFEEKSSQNVINNPVITENKEPELPIKQEKTDKKIKKIIFFYEDNSFEIFENL is encoded by the coding sequence ATGATAAACATTTCTGATTTTACAAAACGGCTACAAAAAGTAATGGATTACTATGGATTAAGTGCTTCTGCTTTTGCTGATACACTTGATATTCAGCGTTCAAGTATCTCTCACTTACTTTCCGAACGAAATAAACCCAGCTTGGACTTTATTCTCAAGTTAGTGTCGAAGTTTCCTGAAGTTGATATTTACTGGATTACTCAGGGAAAAGGTGAATTTCCTATAAGTACCTCTTCTACAGATAAATCCGTAAAGCAATCTTTTCAAACAGATTTATTTGAGGAAAAAAGCTCTCAAAATGTAATAAATAATCCTGTAATCACAGAAAATAAAGAACCTGAACTCCCAATAAAGCAAGAAAAAACTGACAAAAAAATCAAAAAAATTATCTTTTTCTATGAAGATAATAGTTTTGAAATATTTGAAAATCTGTAA
- the corA gene encoding magnesium/cobalt transporter CorA, with product MAKNVSQKRKKRKLNRINKMESPPGTLLYFGEKEKSVDIDVISYGDSFFHSGKVNSVKEALYFISGENRTWININGLNNIEEIKQVGEFTKLHNLLLEDVLDTEHRPKSEVLENNLLIIIKMMYFGKKEQLVSEHLALILGKDYVVSFQEVEGEDVFEPLRRRLLMNINDIRKKGIDYLLFGLLDAVIDNYFVILDKIGGKIEDIEDEIINNPDEKMILEIQNLKKSAIFLQKSIVPVREITGKLEKINHFLVTNDTKHYFRDLHDHTIQIVETLGTYRDILWGLTDTYMGAMSNKMNNIMRLLTLISTIFIPLTFIVGVYGMNFEFMPELQYKWAYPIVWAIMILISVIMIFYFKRKKWL from the coding sequence ATGGCTAAAAATGTTTCTCAGAAGCGTAAAAAAAGGAAGTTAAATCGTATTAATAAGATGGAATCGCCTCCTGGTACATTGCTGTATTTCGGTGAGAAAGAAAAATCAGTTGATATTGATGTGATTTCTTATGGAGATTCGTTTTTTCACTCTGGGAAAGTAAATTCAGTAAAGGAGGCTTTGTATTTTATCTCTGGAGAAAATCGTACTTGGATAAATATCAATGGATTAAACAATATTGAAGAAATAAAACAAGTAGGAGAGTTTACAAAGTTACACAATTTACTTTTGGAAGATGTTCTTGATACGGAGCATCGCCCTAAAAGTGAGGTTCTTGAAAATAATTTATTGATTATTATCAAGATGATGTATTTCGGAAAGAAAGAACAACTTGTTTCAGAGCATTTGGCATTGATTTTAGGTAAAGATTATGTTGTTAGTTTTCAGGAGGTTGAAGGAGAAGATGTATTTGAGCCGTTACGCAGACGATTATTAATGAATATAAATGATATTCGCAAAAAGGGCATTGATTATCTTCTTTTTGGTCTTTTGGATGCCGTGATTGATAATTATTTCGTAATTTTGGACAAGATTGGAGGCAAAATTGAGGATATAGAAGATGAAATTATAAACAATCCTGATGAAAAAATGATTCTGGAGATACAAAATTTGAAGAAAAGTGCTATTTTTCTTCAGAAATCGATTGTTCCTGTGCGAGAAATAACTGGTAAATTGGAAAAAATTAATCATTTTTTGGTTACAAATGACACAAAACATTATTTTCGTGACCTTCACGACCATACTATTCAAATTGTGGAAACTTTGGGAACTTACAGAGATATTCTTTGGGGATTGACCGATACTTATATGGGAGCTATGAGCAACAAAATGAACAACATAATGCGGTTACTCACTTTAATATCAACAATTTTCATTCCCTTAACATTCATCGTTGGAGTTTATGGTATGAATTTTGAGTTTATGCCTGAGCTTCAATATAAATGGGCATATCCTATTGTTTGGGCAATAATGATTTTAATATCTGTTATAATGATATTTTATTTTAAACGGAAAAAATGGCTATAA